aaatcaaaatttgaaTCTTTTCCCAAAAGGGTGTTGAGAATTTCCATTGTCTTTGTGTTTCATGGATAATTatggttcatcttcttctccataCAGGTATCCAAACCCATATATGTACCCTCCCAACCCTCATCAACCATACCCACCTCCAGGTTCAGCTCCTGATCCATATGCACATCAACATCCAAATGCTCATGCTCATGCTCCTTATCCATACCCTTATTTTGCTTCACAAAATTCCTTCAACTATTCCTACCCTGCACCTCCTAGGTCACATTCACCCCCAACCTCATCATATTCTAGCCCTTTAGAATATCCCTACCCCCCTCCTCCTTCTCAATCACATTCACAATCACCCCCTTCAGCTCCCCCATTGGACTTTCCTCAAACACCTTACACTCATTCCCCCTCTTACCCATACCCTTACCATGCTCCTCCAGGGACTCAAACTCATAGCTCTCCCATGCCTACCCTTTCTCACCATGCTAGTTTACAACATGGGCCACCATCCTCTCATTACTATTATCAACAAAATGAGGCTTATTCTGAACCtcctggtggtggtggtggtgtgaaTTTGCATGCCAATAGCTTCTCTGGTCCCTACTGGTCAGAGCCCACAGGAGGTGGTAAAGTATCACATTCACCATTACAATCACAATCACTATCACTATCACAATCACAAACCAGTGATCATGATTTCAGGCCTTCTCAGAGTTCTGTGTATCCACCTTTGGATGATCTCATGAGCAATGTTAAGTTGTCTGAGAATGAGCCTTCTGCTCCTGCATCACCCCCTGCGCCTGCAGGGCAGTCACTGTTTCATTCTGTTTCAGTTCCAAAACCGCAACAGAAGAGAGAGGACTTTTATGGATATTCTAATAACTCATTCTCTGGTTGGGGTTCCTCATACCCGGCCCGGGTGGATTCGTCGAAGCTTTCAGATTATTCTGGTTCGTTTAATGATTCAATGCATAGTCAGAGCTTGCAGATTGTTCCCACACAGAATAAAGGGTCCTTGAAAGTTTTGCTCCTGCATGGGAATTTAGATATGTGGGTTCATGAAGCCAAGAACCTTCCAAATATGGACATGTTTCACAAGACACTGGGGGATATGTTTGGTAAGTTACCTGGTAGTGTGAGTAATAAGATTGAAGGAACTGTGAATAGGAAGATTACCAGTGATCCTTATGTGTCGATTTCGATATCGAACGCGGTTATCGGGAGGACTTTTGTCATTAGCAACTCTGAGAATCCTGTTTGGATGCAGCATTTCTATGTTCCTGTTGCACATCATGCTGCTGAAGTGCACTTTGTTGTTAAAGACAGTGATGTTGTGGGTTCACAGCTCATTGGCATTGTGGCAATTCCAGTGGAACAAATATACTCAGGAGCAAAAGTTGAAGGAACCTACCCTATCCTAAATAGTAATGGGAAGCCTTGTAAACAAGGTGCTGCCCTGAGCTTGTCAATTCAGTACATCCCAATGGAGAAACTGAGCATTTATCATCAAGGAGTTGGAGCAGGGCCTGAATACATCGGTGTTCCGGGCACGTATTTTCCATTGAGGAAATGTGGAGCTGTTACTCTATACCAAGATGCTCATGTTGCAGATGGAAGTCTCCCTAATGTGTTGCTTGACAGTGGGATGTATTATGCGCATGGAAAGTGTTGGCAGGACATCTTTGACGCCATAAGTCAAGCTCGGCGTTTGATTTATATCACAGGATGGTCAGTGTGGCACAAAGTTAGATTGGTAAGGGAAATTCCTGGTTATCCATCAAATTACACCTTGGGTGATCTCCTGAGGACAAAGTCACAGGAAGGAGTAAGAGTGCTTCTCCTTATTTGGGATGATCCTACATCAAGAAGCATTTTGGGTTATAAAACAGTAAGTAATGCAATTTGTTCTGTCACACATCCTTGCATTTTCGTGCTTGTAAGGGCTAGTAGGATACGGTTGGAAATTGTCAGCAATGTACCTTGCTTCATTTTATTATCAATACAATTTCTTAAAACTTGTTCGACCTTGTTCATTGTAACTATTTTTGAACTGT
This is a stretch of genomic DNA from Lotus japonicus ecotype B-129 chromosome 1, LjGifu_v1.2. It encodes these proteins:
- the LOC130728182 gene encoding phospholipase D gamma 1-like, whose translation is MDNYGSSSSPYRYPNPYMYPPNPHQPYPPPGSAPDPYAHQHPNAHAHAPYPYPYFASQNSFNYSYPAPPRSHSPPTSSYSSPLEYPYPPPPSQSHSQSPPSAPPLDFPQTPYTHSPSYPYPYHAPPGTQTHSSPMPTLSHHASLQHGPPSSHYYYQQNEAYSEPPGGGGGVNLHANSFSGPYWSEPTGGGKVSHSPLQSQSLSLSQSQTSDHDFRPSQSSVYPPLDDLMSNVKLSENEPSAPASPPAPAGQSLFHSVSVPKPQQKREDFYGYSNNSFSGWGSSYPARVDSSKLSDYSGSFNDSMHSQSLQIVPTQNKGSLKVLLLHGNLDMWVHEAKNLPNMDMFHKTLGDMFGKLPGSVSNKIEGTVNRKITSDPYVSISISNAVIGRTFVISNSENPVWMQHFYVPVAHHAAEVHFVVKDSDVVGSQLIGIVAIPVEQIYSGAKVEGTYPILNSNGKPCKQGAALSLSIQYIPMEKLSIYHQGVGAGPEYIGVPGTYFPLRKCGAVTLYQDAHVADGSLPNVLLDSGMYYAHGKCWQDIFDAISQARRLIYITGWSVWHKVRLVREIPGYPSNYTLGDLLRTKSQEGVRVLLLIWDDPTSRSILGYKTDGVMATHDEETRRFFKHSSVHVLLCPRIAGKKHSWIKQKEVGTIYTHHQKTVIVDADAGSNRRKIVAFVGGLDLCDGRYDTPHHPLFRTLQTLHKDDYHNPTFTGNVGGCPREPWHDLHSRIDGPAAYDVLTNFEERWLKASKPHGIKKLKISYDDALLRLERIPDVIGINDTPSAGDDDLEAWHIQIFRSIDSNSVKGFPKDPRDASGKNLVCGKNVLIDMSIHTAYVKAIRAAQHYIYIENQYFIGSSYNWSQHKDLGANNLIPMEIALKIAEKIKANERFAVYIVIPMWPEGVPTGAATQRILFWQNKTMQMMYETIYKALVEMGLEAAFSPQDYLNFFCLGNREAIDMYENVSVSGNPPPANSPQAASRNSRRFMIYVHSKGMIVDDEYVILGSANINQRSMEGTRDSEIAMGAYQPHHTWARKHSCPHGQIHGYRMSLWAEHTGTIDDCFLQPESLECVRKIRGMGEMNWKQFAANEATEMRGHLLKYPVEVDRKGKVRSLPSHEEFPDVGGKIVGSFLAMKENLTI